The Verrucomicrobium spinosum DSM 4136 = JCM 18804 genome includes a region encoding these proteins:
- a CDS encoding DNA topoisomerase IB, translating into MDPSCVWGPGLQWNDESADGERTCRTTFFHDVTLQDRRLAAVVRLCQEMPGQELFAYEDKDGAVVDMGAQEVNDYLRKITGGEYTAKDFRTWAGTVLAAIALREMKACTSESQVKKNILTAVESVAAMLGNTPAVCRKCYIHPGILDSYLSGATTSTVSQRIRQRLDASLRQMRPEEAAVVVLLQHRLNSGRKARR; encoded by the coding sequence ATGGATCCCTCCTGTGTTTGGGGGCCGGGGCTTCAGTGGAATGACGAATCGGCCGATGGGGAGAGGACATGCCGGACAACTTTTTTTCATGACGTAACTCTCCAGGACCGTCGGCTGGCCGCTGTGGTCCGGCTCTGCCAGGAGATGCCAGGGCAGGAGCTCTTCGCGTACGAGGACAAGGACGGCGCAGTGGTGGATATGGGAGCTCAGGAGGTCAATGACTACCTGCGCAAGATCACTGGTGGAGAATACACTGCCAAGGACTTCCGCACCTGGGCCGGTACGGTCCTGGCGGCAATCGCCCTCCGGGAAATGAAGGCTTGCACATCAGAGTCCCAGGTGAAGAAGAACATCCTCACCGCCGTGGAATCCGTTGCCGCCATGCTGGGGAATACTCCTGCGGTTTGCCGGAAGTGTTACATCCATCCCGGCATCCTGGACTCCTATCTCAGCGGGGCCACCACCTCCACGGTGTCGCAGCGCATCCGGCAGAGGCTTGATGCCTCGCTTCGCCAAATGCGCCCGGAAGAGGCAGCGGTGGTCGTGCTTTTGCAGCATCGACTTAACAGCGGCCGAAAGGCCCGGAGGTAG
- the cdaA gene encoding diadenylate cyclase CdaA, giving the protein MWNFIQDHWRDGVEILILAVLLYHGYRFLRATRGARILTGLLVLLLGLTLISQLLELQVMNWLLERFSVFLAVGLVVLFQPELRRVLAELGSHRFFSFNATEEASVDQLIEAMVSLSHKRCGALFALQRGIELKPYAESGVGMDARMSLELVGTIFHPKTPLHDGGMIVDQGRIIAAGCVFPVTQKDLNDRSVGLRHRAGIGISEETDAIALVVSEETGALSLCYKGKLEHDLEANELRTRLQQILMFGDDDEEETKPGKQEGVTIADVKATFARVKLWFTRDWEAKLVSLVLAFLLWYVIHDQISRGQRFMFEMGSATPGSVKV; this is encoded by the coding sequence ATGTGGAATTTCATCCAGGATCACTGGAGAGACGGGGTGGAGATTCTGATTCTCGCCGTCCTGCTTTATCATGGCTACAGGTTCCTGCGTGCCACACGTGGTGCTCGCATCCTCACCGGCTTGCTCGTCCTGCTTCTGGGGCTCACACTGATTTCCCAGTTGCTGGAACTTCAGGTGATGAACTGGCTGCTGGAGCGTTTCTCCGTTTTCCTGGCGGTGGGTCTGGTGGTGCTGTTCCAGCCGGAGTTGAGGCGTGTGCTGGCTGAACTGGGCTCGCACCGGTTTTTCTCATTCAATGCCACCGAAGAGGCCAGTGTGGACCAGTTGATCGAGGCCATGGTCAGCCTTTCCCACAAGCGCTGTGGGGCGCTGTTTGCCCTTCAGCGGGGCATCGAACTCAAGCCCTATGCTGAGAGCGGCGTGGGCATGGATGCCAGGATGTCGCTGGAACTGGTGGGGACGATCTTTCATCCCAAGACGCCTTTGCATGATGGTGGCATGATCGTGGACCAAGGGCGGATCATCGCCGCTGGCTGTGTATTTCCCGTTACCCAAAAGGATCTGAACGATCGCAGTGTCGGCCTCCGGCATCGCGCTGGCATTGGCATCTCTGAGGAAACGGATGCCATCGCCTTGGTCGTGAGTGAGGAAACTGGTGCCCTGTCGCTCTGCTACAAAGGCAAGCTGGAGCACGATCTGGAGGCCAATGAACTCCGCACGCGACTTCAGCAGATCCTCATGTTTGGCGACGATGATGAGGAGGAAACCAAGCCTGGAAAACAGGAAGGGGTGACCATCGCAGATGTCAAAGCCACGTTCGCCAGGGTTAAACTCTGGTTCACCCGCGACTGGGAGGCGAAGCTGGTGTCCCTGGTGCTGGCCTTCCTTTTGTGGTACGTCATCCACGACCAGATCTCCCGCGGCCAGCGGTTCATGTTTGAAATGGGGTCTGCCACTCCCGGCTCGGTGAAGGTGTAG
- a CDS encoding sigma-54-dependent transcriptional regulator: MDILVIDDEKLIREATMQIVEDAGHYAESAQDSATALEAIKESTFDLVLLDVNLGREYGLDILDEILKRNPQLPVVVFTAAANISLAVEAMRRGALDFLEKPFTGTQLGLVITRAQKHRKLAERVVELQTQVASHSPEPVFDSSNAAVKDTLDVLFRAAPTPASILILGESGTGKSVVARAVHQRSDRANKPFITVNCPSLSKELLESELFGHTRGSFTGAVKDQWGKVKAAEGGTLFLDEIGELPLEIQPKLLRLLQDREYERLGENTIRQANVRIIAATNRDLAKAVGDGTFREDLYYRLNVITVTMPPLRQRQQDVMRFSEEYLKFFAKQCARPLPAFSEEARRRVMAYPWPGNLRELRNVIERVVILAASREIKATDLPPSLNGSAAAESSADGPNKGDWVSLEDLEAAHIKAILSRTHSLAEAASVLGIDQATLYRKRKKLGLDSE, translated from the coding sequence ATGGACATCCTCGTCATTGATGATGAAAAGCTCATCCGCGAAGCCACGATGCAGATTGTGGAGGACGCGGGCCATTATGCGGAAAGTGCCCAGGACAGCGCCACGGCCCTGGAAGCCATTAAGGAGTCCACGTTCGATCTGGTCCTGCTCGATGTGAACTTGGGTCGTGAATACGGCCTGGACATTCTGGACGAGATCCTGAAGCGGAACCCGCAACTGCCCGTGGTCGTCTTCACTGCGGCCGCCAATATCAGTCTGGCTGTGGAAGCCATGCGCCGCGGGGCTCTGGACTTTCTGGAGAAACCCTTTACCGGCACCCAACTGGGCCTGGTGATCACCCGTGCGCAGAAGCACCGCAAACTGGCCGAGCGCGTAGTGGAACTGCAGACCCAGGTGGCGAGCCACAGTCCGGAGCCGGTGTTCGACTCCTCCAATGCAGCAGTGAAGGACACCCTGGACGTGCTATTTCGCGCCGCCCCCACTCCCGCATCCATCCTTATCCTGGGTGAGAGCGGCACGGGCAAAAGCGTAGTGGCTCGGGCGGTGCATCAGCGGAGTGACCGGGCAAACAAACCCTTTATTACCGTGAACTGCCCCAGCCTCTCCAAGGAGTTGCTGGAGAGTGAACTCTTTGGCCATACCCGCGGGTCTTTCACCGGCGCAGTGAAAGACCAGTGGGGCAAGGTGAAGGCCGCAGAAGGCGGAACCCTTTTCCTGGACGAAATCGGTGAACTGCCCCTGGAGATCCAGCCCAAGCTGCTGCGGCTTTTGCAGGATCGCGAGTACGAGCGGCTGGGGGAAAACACCATCCGGCAGGCCAATGTCCGGATCATCGCCGCGACCAACCGTGACCTCGCAAAGGCGGTGGGAGATGGCACCTTCCGTGAAGACCTCTACTATCGCCTGAATGTTATCACCGTCACCATGCCACCGCTGCGCCAGAGACAGCAGGACGTGATGCGATTCTCCGAGGAGTACCTAAAGTTTTTCGCCAAACAGTGTGCCCGCCCCCTTCCGGCCTTTTCAGAGGAGGCGCGTCGGCGGGTCATGGCCTACCCCTGGCCAGGTAATCTCCGTGAACTGCGCAACGTCATTGAACGTGTCGTCATTCTGGCCGCGAGCCGCGAAATCAAAGCCACTGACCTTCCCCCTTCGCTGAATGGCAGCGCCGCTGCGGAATCCTCCGCAGATGGCCCCAACAAAGGCGACTGGGTAAGTCTGGAAGATCTGGAGGCCGCCCACATCAAAGCCATCTTGAGCAGAACTCATAGCCTTGCAGAGGCCGCATCCGTGCTTGGCATCGATCAAGCCACCCTGTATCGCAAGCGCAAGAAGCTAGGGCTGGATTCAGAGTAA
- a CDS encoding ATP-binding protein: MRFKRQPTKGFIAFVAGAMAVTSLIFTAVTWSKMNASIDASQHAMLMKAGWERTFSAIKDAETGQRGFQITGDETYLAPFLKSVVAVPRDLDELMAADHTESVSSTDVTSIRQLVEEMFAELRDAISIRKREGPGPAQEFISAGNGKRIMDELRQRVEAVTSRLDGIIIQKNAVMRSDQKWGLISATASGVVALGAGALALMLFRESLKQLRREERLAAAKVRAEQSEKEKSIFLATMSHEIRTPMNAILGFSELLANEAQSEQEKRHAETILVSGRALLQIINDILDLSKIEAGMLQISSDPCDVRDVVRFVQQMFARQAIERGLELHAEISPSVPNSLLIDSIRLRQILVNVVGNSLKFTERGGVTVRLHGERGTEHRSRMLLTVEVEDTGIGIPREMQAEVFRPFVQVNGGTKSQTRGTGLGLAIVKRLSDLMGGRILLDSQPGRGTLFRFEFPHVEISARLPESQTKEHLSIDFNKLRPSKILAVDDNPTNRSLVADIFASTHHKILLAASGAEAVKTAAAERPDVVLMDIRMPEMDGREAMRLIRQQPDLELLPLVAVTASSLSQEEQALRRSFDGYIRKPFSHAELYRELAQFIPHHSTMDSLLGVPKVAKPASVEIAGRWRELLPRLKELEKTVWPGVVQGMVMSDVQSFSNQLAGLARSSSCPPLEVYAQKLIEAAEAFALAALENQLSQFPTLTAQLTSASVSDSDSASPA; this comes from the coding sequence ATGCGGTTTAAAAGACAGCCAACCAAGGGTTTTATCGCCTTCGTCGCGGGTGCGATGGCGGTCACCTCCCTCATCTTCACGGCCGTCACCTGGTCCAAGATGAACGCCAGCATTGATGCCAGCCAGCATGCGATGCTGATGAAGGCGGGCTGGGAACGAACCTTCTCTGCCATCAAAGACGCCGAAACGGGCCAGAGGGGTTTCCAGATCACGGGAGATGAAACTTACCTCGCCCCGTTCCTAAAAAGTGTGGTGGCCGTGCCCAGAGATCTGGATGAACTGATGGCGGCCGACCACACCGAGTCTGTGTCCAGCACAGATGTGACCAGCATTCGACAGTTGGTCGAGGAGATGTTCGCCGAACTGCGCGACGCCATCAGCATCCGCAAGAGAGAAGGCCCCGGACCGGCCCAGGAATTTATCTCCGCTGGCAACGGAAAACGCATCATGGACGAGCTCCGCCAGCGGGTCGAGGCAGTCACGTCCCGACTAGATGGCATCATCATTCAAAAGAATGCTGTGATGAGGTCAGACCAGAAATGGGGCCTGATCAGCGCAACCGCATCCGGCGTCGTAGCCCTGGGAGCGGGAGCTCTGGCCTTGATGCTCTTCCGGGAGTCCCTCAAGCAACTGCGCCGGGAGGAGCGGCTCGCCGCGGCGAAAGTGCGGGCAGAGCAATCCGAAAAGGAGAAGAGCATCTTCCTGGCGACGATGAGCCATGAGATCCGCACCCCAATGAATGCGATCTTGGGGTTCAGCGAACTGCTGGCCAATGAGGCGCAGTCAGAGCAGGAGAAACGCCATGCGGAAACCATCCTGGTCAGCGGAAGGGCTCTGTTGCAGATCATCAACGACATTTTGGACCTCTCCAAGATCGAGGCGGGCATGTTGCAGATTTCCTCGGACCCCTGTGATGTGCGGGACGTGGTGCGCTTCGTGCAGCAGATGTTTGCCCGGCAGGCCATTGAGCGAGGCCTGGAACTGCACGCAGAAATCTCCCCAAGTGTGCCCAACTCCCTGCTGATCGACAGTATCCGGCTCCGGCAGATCCTGGTGAATGTCGTGGGAAACTCGCTCAAGTTCACTGAACGTGGCGGAGTGACCGTGCGCTTGCACGGTGAACGAGGCACCGAACACCGCAGCCGCATGCTTTTGACGGTGGAGGTGGAAGACACCGGCATAGGCATCCCCCGCGAGATGCAGGCGGAAGTTTTCCGGCCCTTTGTTCAAGTGAATGGAGGAACGAAATCCCAAACCCGCGGCACCGGGCTGGGTCTCGCCATCGTGAAACGACTCTCCGACCTCATGGGAGGCCGCATCCTGCTGGACAGCCAGCCAGGTCGCGGCACGCTCTTTCGCTTTGAGTTTCCTCATGTCGAGATCTCGGCGCGCCTCCCAGAAAGCCAGACCAAGGAGCATCTCTCGATTGATTTCAACAAACTCCGGCCCTCCAAGATCCTGGCCGTGGATGACAATCCTACGAACCGCAGTCTGGTGGCCGACATTTTCGCCAGTACTCATCATAAAATCCTCCTCGCCGCCAGCGGGGCAGAGGCCGTCAAGACGGCCGCGGCGGAGAGACCAGACGTGGTGCTGATGGACATCCGCATGCCAGAAATGGACGGTCGGGAGGCCATGCGCCTCATCCGCCAGCAACCTGACCTGGAGTTGCTGCCGCTGGTCGCGGTCACGGCCTCAAGCCTGTCACAAGAAGAGCAGGCACTCCGCCGCTCATTCGACGGCTACATCCGCAAGCCCTTCTCCCATGCAGAGCTTTATCGTGAACTGGCGCAGTTCATTCCGCATCACTCTACCATGGATTCCCTCCTGGGTGTCCCGAAAGTGGCCAAACCTGCCTCCGTCGAGATCGCCGGCCGCTGGCGGGAACTGCTGCCACGCTTGAAGGAGTTGGAAAAGACTGTGTGGCCGGGCGTCGTGCAGGGCATGGTAATGTCTGATGTGCAAAGTTTTTCCAACCAGCTTGCAGGTCTCGCGCGATCCTCCTCATGTCCCCCGCTGGAAGTGTATGCTCAGAAGTTGATAGAAGCCGCCGAGGCCTTTGCCCTGGCTGCGCTGGAAAATCAACTTTCGCAATTTCCGACCCTTACCGCCCAATTGACATCTGCATCCGTATCTGACTCCGACTCCGCCTCTCCAGCATGA
- a CDS encoding polysaccharide deacetylase family protein: protein MHCPARGMVEVVKNLRCQLRRGVILWNAVAPVVALVMLLVGYGWLALAILMSAHALWLVPTLWPACNWLGEVVCTLKEARQGRPERPYDEDAKEVWLTIDDGPDPVDTPLLLDLLDQYGARATFFFIGARARNHPELVGEVLRRGHTVGNHTLHHVQCWFWAFGPSRVASEVGGCQQVLTELSDGDSPRWFRAPAGFKNPLVQAEVERRGLRLAGWSARGRDGVIKDQEVILSRLTSGVQPGAILLMHEGRDDGAGGRLAPQVLAKLLAWLRQHGYRCVLP from the coding sequence GTGCACTGTCCAGCCAGAGGCATGGTGGAAGTGGTGAAGAATTTGCGTTGTCAGCTCCGACGGGGCGTCATCCTATGGAACGCAGTGGCTCCCGTGGTGGCGCTGGTCATGCTCCTGGTGGGGTATGGCTGGCTGGCACTGGCGATCCTGATGAGTGCGCATGCCCTCTGGCTGGTGCCCACCCTCTGGCCCGCCTGTAACTGGCTGGGGGAGGTAGTTTGCACCCTGAAGGAGGCGCGGCAGGGGCGACCGGAGCGCCCGTATGATGAAGATGCCAAGGAGGTCTGGCTGACCATTGATGACGGCCCCGATCCCGTGGACACCCCGCTTTTGCTGGACTTGCTGGACCAGTATGGGGCCCGGGCCACGTTCTTTTTCATCGGTGCCCGTGCGCGCAACCATCCGGAACTCGTGGGGGAGGTACTGCGACGGGGGCACACGGTGGGAAATCATACGCTGCACCATGTGCAGTGCTGGTTCTGGGCATTCGGCCCCTCACGCGTGGCCAGTGAGGTGGGGGGGTGTCAGCAGGTACTGACCGAACTGTCTGATGGTGATTCTCCACGATGGTTCCGTGCGCCAGCGGGATTCAAGAACCCCTTGGTGCAGGCCGAGGTGGAAAGGAGAGGGCTGCGCCTTGCGGGATGGAGTGCGCGGGGGCGGGACGGGGTGATCAAAGATCAGGAGGTTATTCTCAGTCGTCTCACCTCCGGAGTGCAGCCGGGAGCCATTCTGCTTATGCACGAGGGGCGGGATGATGGTGCGGGGGGGCGGCTGGCCCCTCAAGTGCTGGCAAAACTCCTCGCCTGGCTGCGGCAGCATGGCTACCGCTGTGTTTTGCCGTAG
- a CDS encoding DUF899 domain-containing protein: protein MSTRSNDLPARNTIAIHPEPRRHRVVSRQSWLKARLALLEEEKDLTHRRDRLNAKRRELPWVRVEKSYVFEGPDGRITLADLFGGRSQLIVQHFMMGPGWVEGCVGCSFLADHIDGARVHLENHGVTVAAISRAPWPEIAPFKARMGWQFPWVSSCHSEFNFDYQVSFTAEDRAQGVVEYNYHPSPYMIEELGGTSVFYKGPDHVVYHTYSCYARGDELLLNTYNFLDLTPLGRNENGPSFDLTDWVRHHDRYEETQHGAACACGGTREGGNPA from the coding sequence ATGAGCACCCGAAGCAACGACCTGCCCGCCCGGAACACCATCGCCATCCACCCTGAGCCGCGAAGGCACCGGGTGGTCTCCCGTCAGTCCTGGCTAAAGGCTCGCCTGGCACTGCTGGAGGAGGAGAAAGACCTCACCCACCGACGGGACCGGTTGAATGCAAAACGCCGTGAACTGCCTTGGGTGCGGGTGGAGAAATCTTATGTCTTTGAAGGCCCCGATGGCAGAATCACTCTGGCAGATCTGTTTGGCGGGCGCAGCCAACTCATCGTGCAACACTTCATGATGGGCCCTGGCTGGGTGGAGGGGTGCGTGGGTTGTTCCTTCCTGGCAGACCATATCGATGGCGCCCGCGTGCACCTGGAAAATCACGGAGTCACCGTCGCCGCCATCTCCAGAGCGCCCTGGCCGGAAATCGCCCCTTTCAAAGCCCGCATGGGCTGGCAGTTCCCGTGGGTCTCCTCCTGCCACAGCGAATTCAACTTCGACTACCAGGTCTCTTTCACCGCGGAGGACCGTGCCCAGGGCGTGGTGGAGTACAACTATCACCCCTCCCCGTACATGATCGAGGAGCTGGGGGGCACCAGCGTCTTCTACAAGGGCCCGGACCATGTGGTGTACCATACCTACTCCTGCTATGCGCGCGGAGACGAACTGCTGCTCAACACCTACAACTTTCTGGACCTCACCCCTCTGGGGCGCAATGAAAACGGCCCCTCCTTCGACCTGACCGACTGGGTGCGGCACCATGACAGGTACGAGGAAACTCAACACGGCGCAGCTTGCGCCTGTGGAGGCACTCGCGAAGGAGGGAACCCAGCATGA
- a CDS encoding hybrid sensor histidine kinase/response regulator encodes MTPTVFKDTILIIDDQEQNLQIVGTILSMMDYDIIPALSGEQAFKRLGVRKPDLILLDVMMPEMDGLEVCRRLQANPDWSGIPVIFLSAADDKNLIVQALETGGVDYVTKPFNRAELLSRVRTHLALKHARDDLRLLAEDKDELLGILAHDLKNHLAGMKLSTKLLQDRVSELPPRSARLVDNIHDSTERMLVFVKEFLANQLAENLKVDPAPIDLKEILTSVGARHEPIAAAKQINIVLELASRPVTIKGDHEMLEQALENVVSNAIKFSPVGTTITLRAKTGTTGFAVCEVADQGPGFTEDDMSRMFRRYGRLSARPTGGEPSTGLGLSIVKRLIERMGGTIRMVSGPGEGAVFSLQLPLAIPETLEQSPEAQSSTAKLAR; translated from the coding sequence ATGACTCCCACAGTCTTTAAGGACACCATCCTGATCATCGACGACCAGGAACAAAATCTTCAAATCGTAGGAACCATCCTCTCCATGATGGACTACGACATCATTCCCGCACTGAGTGGGGAGCAAGCTTTCAAGCGCCTGGGCGTACGCAAGCCGGACCTCATCCTGCTGGATGTGATGATGCCGGAAATGGACGGTCTGGAGGTCTGCCGCCGCTTGCAGGCCAACCCTGACTGGTCTGGCATCCCGGTTATTTTCCTCTCCGCCGCCGATGACAAGAACCTCATCGTGCAAGCACTGGAGACCGGCGGAGTGGACTATGTCACAAAGCCCTTTAACCGTGCGGAGCTCCTTTCCCGAGTACGCACCCATCTGGCGCTCAAACACGCCCGGGATGACCTGCGCCTGCTGGCCGAGGACAAGGATGAGCTCCTTGGCATCCTGGCGCATGACTTGAAGAACCACCTTGCGGGCATGAAGCTCAGCACGAAGCTGCTTCAAGACCGTGTGTCTGAACTGCCCCCGCGCAGCGCCCGGCTGGTGGACAACATCCACGACTCCACGGAGCGCATGCTCGTGTTCGTGAAAGAGTTCCTTGCCAACCAACTGGCGGAGAACTTGAAGGTGGATCCGGCCCCGATTGACCTGAAAGAGATCCTCACCTCTGTGGGAGCCCGTCACGAACCCATCGCGGCTGCCAAGCAGATTAACATCGTCCTCGAGCTGGCCTCGCGTCCCGTGACGATCAAAGGCGACCACGAAATGCTGGAGCAAGCCCTGGAGAACGTGGTTTCCAATGCCATCAAGTTCTCGCCAGTGGGCACCACCATCACTCTGCGGGCCAAGACGGGAACCACCGGATTTGCCGTGTGTGAGGTGGCAGATCAGGGACCGGGATTCACAGAGGACGACATGTCCCGAATGTTCCGGCGCTATGGTCGGCTGAGCGCCCGGCCCACGGGCGGCGAGCCTTCCACAGGGCTGGGACTCTCCATCGTAAAACGCCTCATCGAACGCATGGGCGGCACGATCCGGATGGTCAGCGGTCCCGGGGAGGGAGCCGTATTTTCCCTCCAGCTCCCTCTGGCTATTCCCGAAACTCTGGAGCAATCTCCCGAAGCCCAATCTTCCACCGCCAAACTGGCCCGATAA
- a CDS encoding phage holin family protein, translated as MQPPLNSDPEKTSAGVTGTLRRLLAAAVMYLEARFRLACMEGGGAFKLLAAVIVAALTSLLFASIAYVLLMFAVVGWVAAHWWQGELAPAAAVVAAAHLLGAAALALWAIRTLSTSSKTLFHATRHEFQQDKLWLTSSQPNSRN; from the coding sequence ATGCAGCCCCCCCTAAACTCCGACCCGGAGAAAACTTCCGCGGGCGTGACCGGCACATTGCGGCGCCTCCTCGCTGCAGCCGTGATGTACCTGGAGGCCCGGTTCCGCCTTGCCTGCATGGAGGGCGGAGGAGCATTCAAGCTGCTGGCTGCGGTGATCGTGGCGGCGCTGACCAGTTTGCTCTTCGCGTCCATCGCCTATGTCCTCCTCATGTTTGCCGTGGTGGGCTGGGTGGCCGCTCACTGGTGGCAAGGTGAACTGGCCCCCGCAGCGGCTGTCGTGGCCGCAGCCCATCTCCTGGGAGCAGCAGCACTGGCGCTATGGGCGATTCGGACCCTTTCCACCTCCAGCAAAACGCTCTTCCACGCCACCAGGCATGAATTCCAACAAGACAAATTATGGCTCACCAGCTCCCAGCCGAACTCCAGAAACTAA
- a CDS encoding AsmA-like C-terminal region-containing protein: MNPPEPLPKKKRRLRRFLLGSLVFLLLLAGGVWLGRQWIGDILAAEANSRLADAGVFMSWEDANWVPGPGVSLTNVTLYRDAAKTDAAVKVSHLRLVKDSPGWRNWNAGRFTTRKSHLELLEGETRMQVENFGIDLNLRQGRVELVNAQGLMEGWAAHITGEYAWTPKAELPPEEQAKQPPREKGQALRSALRFRWLAPTQKYIKIVSANQPPVARLDFRKAQPEGRVQMNLELSGGDFTWRGLHLTEAAAKIDTAAEGDPWSRIEIPLLRLASGGGAATMSGHVDPGREHIVIKQLDSSLDLPAVVRQLSPNAVHLQKLRSEGVWKLTGTGLLPFSDPGALEWHGRLELEGHLAWSLDSGTIHLDDLRSNLELKDRRASLKEVKARLWGGSLTTDELDLDYSQPATSFKTSARLSGASLDVVMRSFGSNEPRQGSVTGTFSGGGVMTPSGVNGSGSIVITQARFYQVPFLGALHLLINPLQPDFGKDVASRLDARYHMGGGSLVFEQLDLSSSATKVDAKGSINLESKYAQFEAQARLKGLVLKLATGAFSELLTFEGSGTLPDLKWQLKFAPGTQIVKGTVDAATGILKEGAKMGVEGVKVGAGAAEGILEGTGKAAKEIFKLPGRLIPGRK, from the coding sequence GTGAACCCACCTGAACCGCTTCCCAAGAAGAAACGGCGGCTGCGCCGATTTCTCCTCGGGAGCCTTGTGTTCCTGCTCCTCCTTGCTGGCGGGGTGTGGCTGGGCCGCCAGTGGATTGGTGACATCCTGGCGGCTGAGGCAAACTCGCGTCTGGCAGACGCCGGCGTGTTCATGAGCTGGGAGGATGCCAACTGGGTCCCCGGTCCCGGCGTCAGTCTCACCAACGTGACTCTTTATCGTGACGCAGCCAAAACGGATGCTGCCGTCAAAGTTTCCCACCTCCGTCTTGTGAAAGACAGCCCGGGCTGGCGCAACTGGAACGCGGGAAGGTTCACCACCAGGAAATCCCACCTGGAATTGCTGGAGGGCGAGACACGCATGCAGGTGGAGAACTTCGGCATCGACCTGAACCTGCGACAGGGCAGGGTGGAACTGGTAAATGCCCAAGGCCTCATGGAGGGGTGGGCTGCCCATATCACCGGAGAATATGCCTGGACACCCAAAGCAGAACTTCCCCCGGAGGAGCAGGCCAAACAACCGCCGCGGGAGAAGGGACAGGCTCTGCGGTCTGCCCTGCGATTCCGATGGCTGGCCCCGACCCAGAAATATATCAAGATCGTTTCCGCGAACCAGCCGCCCGTGGCCAGGCTCGACTTCCGCAAAGCCCAGCCCGAAGGCCGGGTCCAGATGAACCTCGAACTTAGCGGTGGCGACTTCACCTGGAGGGGGCTCCACCTTACTGAGGCCGCGGCCAAGATCGATACCGCAGCCGAGGGAGATCCGTGGTCGAGGATCGAGATTCCTCTGCTCAGATTAGCCAGCGGCGGCGGTGCCGCGACCATGTCGGGGCATGTGGATCCAGGTCGGGAGCACATCGTGATCAAGCAGCTAGACTCTTCACTGGACCTGCCTGCGGTGGTTCGTCAGCTCTCCCCGAATGCGGTGCATCTGCAAAAACTTCGCTCTGAGGGCGTCTGGAAGCTAACCGGCACCGGCCTCCTGCCGTTTTCGGATCCCGGTGCCCTGGAGTGGCACGGGCGGCTCGAATTGGAAGGCCATTTGGCGTGGTCATTGGACTCTGGGACCATCCATCTTGACGACTTGCGGTCCAATCTGGAGCTGAAAGATCGCCGGGCCTCGCTCAAGGAGGTAAAGGCCAGGCTCTGGGGAGGGAGCCTTACCACTGACGAACTCGATCTGGACTACTCTCAGCCCGCCACGAGCTTCAAGACCAGCGCCAGGCTGTCAGGAGCAAGCTTGGACGTGGTGATGCGGAGCTTCGGCAGCAACGAACCCCGCCAGGGCTCGGTGACGGGCACTTTTTCAGGCGGGGGGGTGATGACTCCGTCCGGGGTGAACGGTTCTGGCTCCATCGTTATCACTCAGGCACGTTTCTATCAGGTCCCCTTCCTCGGGGCCCTGCACCTGTTGATCAACCCTCTGCAACCCGACTTTGGCAAAGATGTGGCCTCCCGCCTGGACGCCCGCTATCACATGGGTGGAGGGAGCCTGGTCTTCGAGCAACTCGACCTGTCCAGCAGTGCGACCAAAGTGGACGCCAAAGGCTCGATCAATCTGGAGTCCAAGTATGCCCAGTTCGAAGCGCAAGCCCGCCTCAAAGGTCTGGTGCTGAAACTGGCCACTGGTGCCTTCAGCGAACTGCTCACTTTCGAAGGATCGGGCACGCTACCCGACCTCAAATGGCAGCTAAAGTTTGCACCCGGGACTCAGATTGTGAAAGGGACGGTGGACGCCGCCACTGGCATCCTCAAAGAAGGGGCCAAGATGGGGGTCGAAGGGGTGAAGGTAGGCGCGGGTGCCGCTGAAGGCATCCTCGAAGGGACGGGGAAGGCCGCCAAGGAGATCTTTAAACTACCAGGGCGTTTGATCCCCGGCAGGAAGTAG
- a CDS encoding entericidin A/B family lipoprotein, which produces MKRPFAKAAILMGTLAIAGGMVSCNTMAGLGRDTQKVGNKIEEKAHEVAR; this is translated from the coding sequence GTGAAGCGCCCATTCGCAAAAGCTGCGATTCTGATGGGCACCCTAGCAATCGCTGGCGGAATGGTCTCGTGCAACACGATGGCCGGGCTGGGGCGTGACACCCAAAAAGTAGGCAACAAGATCGAGGAGAAGGCTCACGAAGTCGCCCGCTGA